Genomic DNA from Cucurbita pepo subsp. pepo cultivar mu-cu-16 chromosome LG13, ASM280686v2, whole genome shotgun sequence:
agctatatccggtaaagctatatatggtaaatagctatatatagtagatggttaaatcgagtaaagctatatatagtaaatagctatatatagtagatggttaaatctggtaaagctatatatagtaaattgaactatatatatatcctgtccggtagagctttgaaatgtactttctattctctgtaattctctcctactgtacatacgtgaagtcatcaataaaacaaatccttttagccagagttctccttgcacttttctctatcccattctttgtattcatctagatcgagcatgtgcgttgttgtgcgatcctaacagaGGAAGCGTGTCCTGGGGCGTCAGTCCAGTCTTACTGATTATTACACTTTGtctttcatgttttctttCCTTGTCTACAACTAGTCACATATGTCCTCTTTGTATTGAAACGCTTTACATACGAAATAAATgattcattttttgaaataatgtttttcttgaatttcttgCATACACACTACACATTATAGTCATTGTTAGTCAcgacttgaatttttttttttttttggtcgtAACGGTAAGAGTTGGTGATCAATTTAAGACATGATTCACCCACACAACTTCATGTCTCTCTTTGGtactttcttttctgttaACACAGCTCTTACCAGGTTCATCACTGTACAATTTTTGTGTTCAGCTACTCCATTTTGTAGTGGAGTATAAGTTGTGGCCAGCTATCTCTTCACTCCATGCTGCTTGCAAAAGTCATTAAATTAAGTCGAATTGAATTCTCCTCCTCTATCTGTTTCACGCATTTTATGGGCattccaatttctttttccaccaattttgaaacatttaaaatcgtaaaatgtttctaatttttctgGAAGAAAGTACATTCATGCCTTCCTAAAAAAATCATCTATAAAACACAACACATACCTTTTTTTGCTGCTTGAAGACGGAGTAATTGGACCACACAAATCAGCATGAACAAGTCTCAATTTTTCAGTTTCTCTCCACTGACTGCATTTTGGAATCTGAGTTCGATATTGTTTGCCCTTTATACATGTTTCACAAGTGATGCTTGGATCAACAATTTGCGGCAAACCTTCCACCGtgtttttatgtttcaaaATACAAAGGCCTTTGTAGCTGAGATGACCACAACGATAGTGCCAAAGTGTTGATTGATCTATATTAGAGACTTGGAGGCAGCTCCCTTCCGTTGTTGTGATTGATGACTCTGCATGCAAAATGAACATTCGGTTTGCACTCATAATTAATTCTgctatttttctcttttgtggATGATAAATACTGCATACTCCATTTTTTAACAGTACATCTACTCACTTTTCTTGAAGTTGTCCAACGCTCAAAAGATTATTTTTGAGTTAAGGTGCCCAATATACTTCTCCAATGGTATAACGATTTTCTTGCAAAAACAATTTTACAATACCTTTTCCAGACACTTTCATTCTTATATTATTTCCAAGCCTAACACTGTGagtaaaagttttatttaagCTTGAAAACATGTTTTCATTACCACACATGTGATTTGAGCAACTCGAGTCTAAGAACTAGGCGTCACTTCTCTTTGATCTATGGACTTCTACATAGGCCATCAGCAGCATCTCATCTTCTTCGTCAAGCTCAGCATAATTTGCTTCATTCTTCCACTTTGGACATTCATACTGAAAATGTTCTAAGTTGTGACACTTATAACATTCAATATAGTGACCATCGAAGTGAGAAAATTTCGTTAATGTTTTGTCGTCACTCATTCTCTTAGTGTTCAATCACTTGAAGATTGCAACTTCTTTCCagctggctctgataccaattgataaGTTAGCATATTGTTAGAGCAGAGAACACAAACAATTGGATCTCAAGTGCagttttattaattctaaGCATGacattatatagcctttacacAAAGATAGAAACCACAAACAACGTAGAGTAGTTGAACATAAAAATATCAGCAGAAAAATACTAAGAGTCCCAAAGAATAGGACTCCCTGGAGACTACAACTATATTTGAAACAGAAAACTAGACCAGTGACTCCTAACAACTTAGTgcgcattttttttaaatactcataccacgtgctacttctatttcaggttaagacaagaaatttttgtaaggctgacgacgacattgcAACTTGAGACAGTGACACATGTATAGGgtagtcgtatttattttcttagacttaggctagaattggatgtttttaatttcaacgtttatttattttatttagtgttttgttgtgtcatttttaaaagtgttttcaaaacaaGTAAGTctatggctgtgttttaagatgaatgtgacgttttatgaaagtttaattgaagtatttccgcattcaatgtttatgatatgtatgcAGTAGCgatcttaaattaagtagaaaatttcgggttgtTACATGTTTACTATTTAAATCtaaaagagaaatatatatatatatatatatatatatatatattgtatttgataccataaaaataattaataaatagtaGATACGTTgaatacatatttaaaatttgaataagattaaattaattagatatgtattggaatatttaaaatatttaaatataacttaataagatattatattttaatatattggattcaaatatattatttaataaagattatcCTAAAGTCTTCCTACTAGATTTGAGTTGAGCAAAAAAAGAATCACAGTTATTTTCTTAACGGTGAAAAATTCTTTCTAAAACTCTCCTCCAATCCcggggtttttttttaaaaaaaaaaaaaaactcacaaaCCTTGACCTTGTGGTCGAACTAATGGAGGAATTAGAGAAACTAGAGTAAGTAGATTAAAGTCCACTAGAGCTTTCTTCATATCTTCATATTTCTTCTTTATGTTTAACTCTTAGTTTTATTTANTAAAGGTTGTGAATATGAATCAAGATTGAacattcgatcccaattctttttctcactcttaaatctgtattctttcgttgagtaatcatattttcatatctatgcacACTTTTGAGTCGTAGATATTGCgattctaaataaaatcaaattcaatgcCAATACTTTTGTTGCGCAAGTGAAGTGTTCATTCCCAACTATTAAAGCCTCTAGAATATAGCTTGACAGTGTTTACCTGTGTTGGCACAATAATATTAGTAGAAGAGAAAATAAGCGCGAGCAGGATAGTGGTGGTAGAACAAACACGACGTTGATTTTCATAGATATGACTTCATTCGACATAATCTTGAGAATGAACCGTACCAACATTGGTTGTCACACTGAGGTCTTATTCCAACCCCATTTGAAGAcagtttcaaattcaaagGGTTGAAGTCCAAGAGCGTGCCAAGGTTGATATTAATAGTAAACGTAGATTATTAAACCAAGGGGCATGGAGATTGTTAGCCAGCATGATAGATACCAGAGGCCTGAACGTGTATATAACTACCATCTTGATGGTGAACGTATTCCTGAACATACTTTTGGAGGAATTATCATGACAACCCTAGTGCAAAAGGTCGATTTTAGCATTGAGCTTGATCTTGAGGTGAAGCTCCTTACAAAATGTCTCGGATAAACGGAAAGAACTCAAGAAGCaagtgttgagatatgattcaaaatgaagatatgattcaaagtagtagagatatgattcaaatattcaaactatgagatttttaggagattgttagtagatttaattttttttctagatttcgatagaagaaaaggagagactaagagaaaccaagaaaaacgaTGCCAAGGCTGTATTCATTATTCAGCAAGCAGTTCATGAGACTATCTTTTCACGAATTGCAGCAGCAACCACATCAAAGCAGGCATGGTCAATTCTGCAGAAAGAGTTTCAGGGAGATTCAAAAGTCATAACAGTGAAATTGCAATCTCTAAGAcgtgattttgaaactctGCTCATGACGAATGGCGAATCAATTGCTGATTTTTTGTCCAGAACAATGGCAATAGTCAATCAGATGTGCacctatggagagaaaatttcagacGAAACAATTGTTGCAAAGGTGTTGAGAAGCTTAACTCCAAAGTTTGACCATGTGGTGGCTGCCATAGAAGAAGCTAAGGATCTATCCATACTCTCCGTTGATGAACTGATGGGCTTGCTTCAGGCTCATGAGGCAAGAATCAACAAAGCATCAGAAAGGAACAAAGAGAAGACCAAGCAAGGAGACTTCCAGACCAATTTTGGGCAGAAGCCGTAGCAACATCTGTTTATCTATTAAACATCTCACCAACAAAGGCGGTTATGAATCGAACTCCCTATGAAGCATGGCATAGAAGGAAACCATCTGTAAGTCATTTACGAATCTTTGGTTGTGTTGCTTATGCTTTGAAACATCCTCAAGTTCGTCAAAAGCTTgatgaaaaatctgaaaaatgcattttcattGGCTATTGTACTCAATCAAAGGCATATAAATTATACAACCCCATCAGtgaaaagattttagttagaagggatgtaatatttaatgaaaatgtgaGTTGGGATTGGAGTAAAGAACAGGAGCAGCAAAAGATTACCGTTGAAGTTTCCCCAAATGAAGAAACAAGGGTCAACTCCAGTGCATCTCCTAGTGTCTCCACTGCAACACAAAatgtgtcaaattcatcatcttcagcatCACTAAACAGCGATTCTTCTCTTGAAGAACTTTCGGATGAGACACCTCCAAAgaagtataaatctttaactgacatatatgcatcatgtcaATTTGCTCTTACTGTTTCAGATCCTATGTGTTATGAAGAAGcagctgaaaaagaagagtggaAGAAAGCCATGGTAGAAGAGATGCAgtccattgagaaaaatggaacatAGGAGATGGTTGACTtaccaaatgaaaaaaatgcaatCAATTTGAAATGGATGTTCAAGACAAAATTTGCACCAGATGGAAGCATACAAAAGCATAAGGCCCGTCTTGTAGCAAAAGGGTATGCACAACAACAAGGTatagattttgaagaaacttttTCTCCAGTAGCTCGTTTTGAAACTGTAAGAACTATTCTAGCATTAGCAGCAGAATTGCGGTGGCCAGTTTATCAGTTTGATGTTAAGTCAGCATTTCTTAACggagatttacaagaagaggTTTATGTAGCACAACCAGAAGGATTCATAGAGAaggacaaagaaacaaaggtatacAAGTTGAGAAAGGCACTATACGGATTAAAGCAGGCCCCTCGAGCTTGGTACAGCAAGATTGATGggtattttcaaaagaaaggaTACATGAGAAGTGAGAATGAGCCTACTTTATATGTGAAGAAGGAAGGTAAAAGTGATTTCATCATTATTTGCCTCTATGTTGACGATATTATCTACACTAGCTCTTCTAACTCTCTTTTGGATAAATTTAAGTCTCAAATGATGAGTGAATTTGAGATGTCAGATATGGGTCTATTGCACtattttcttggtcttgaagtATATCAAGTTGAAGATggaatttttatttcacaaagaaaatatgcGAAAGATATTATGAGTAAATTTGGTATGCTTAATTGTAAGCCTGCAGCTACACCTATGAATATTAATGAGAAATTACAACATGATGATGGAGCAGAAATGACAGATGCTAGAAGGTTCAGGAGCTTGGTTGGCGGACTGATTTACTTAACTCACACACGACCCGACATTGCATTTCCTGTTGGTATTATTTCTAAGTTTATGCAACATCCTTCAAAGGTTCATTATGGAGCAGCAAAAAGAGTCTTACGTTACATTGCCGGAACTATGGAGTATGGAATTTGGTATTCTAAATCCTCTAATTTCAAACTATATGGATTCACTGATAGTGATTGGGCAGGATCATTAGATGATAGACGAAGCATTTCAGCCAATGTTTTCACTTTAGGGTCAGGAGCGATCACTTGGAGCTCAAAGAAACAAGCAACAGTGGCGTTGTCAACATCAGAAGCAGAATATGTTGCAGCAACTTCAGCAGCGTGTCAAGCCATTTGGCTAAGAAGAATGTTAGCTGATCTTCAACAAGAGCAAAAAGGGGCAACAAAGATATTTTGTGATAATAAAGCAACTATTTCTATGACAAAGAACCCAGCGTTTCACagtagaacaaaacatattgaacTTCGACATCACTATATTCGTGATCTTGTTGCAGACGAAGAAATTGTCTTGGAATATTGTAACACCGATGAACAGCTAGCAGACATACTTACCAAGGctttgtcaaaagaaaagttttgcTACTTCAGACGATTACTTGGCATTTGCAACTTTGAATCaagggggagtgttgagatatgattcaaaatgaagatatgattcaaactagtagagatatgattcaaatattcaaactatgagatttttaggagattgttagtagatttaaatttttttcttgatttcgatgatttactatttctggtccagtgtataagctataaatactggAATTGGGTAAGCCTCTAAGCATTGAGTCAGTAGACAATAATAAAGTCAGGACAATGATTTACTATTTTTGGTTGATCGATTTGACACCCTATTAAGTCAGGACTATGCATCTAGTGACAATGGTGATCGTGCttatgatgagcatgatggTTGGGTAactgaagaagatgaatcCCTTGCTCAGAAGCTCAAGCATGCCCTTGGTGATCATAGTAAGGATGCCTTGGACCTTGACCAAGGATATAAAGCTCCTGCAAATATATTGAGTGGTAAAAAAGGATCAGAAGATCAAGAGCTTTTGAAGTCTGCCAGTGATGTAATTCACCGGTGTATGGAGTATGCTGAGTCTGCACATGTTGAGATGAATTATTACTCTTTGTCATCTGGAGCAATCAAAAGCTCAGATTCAATCATTGGAGGGTCATATCGACTTGAAGCCTAGTCATGTAGATGCTTTGTATATTTTGGGTGGACTTTACGTGGACTCAAATGGTGAAGAAGCTTTTATAGTTGTTGAAGCCTCAGATTTTAAGACCATTGGAGAGAAGACTGTTTTGAGACCAGAACTGTCAAATGCTCTCAAAATTAGATCTTTTCAGAAGATTACCCAATTGAATCGCTGTGATGTAGAACTTATTAAGAAGGAAATCATTGAACATGATGTGTCAATGTCTTATTCAGGTGGTGGCGTGCCTAAGAAGTCCATACGCAAGCCTAGCTGGAAGAAATTCTTTGTAgattattttgttcgagagaaaGTGTTAACGCAGGATGTTGAGTTGCAGGAAATACATACTAATGAGCAAGTTGCAGACATATTGACTAAGACACTTGCCAAagtgaaatttgaagtttttcgTAAATGTTCTCGGAGCTATTGAGAAATAAGCTTGCACCAAGGGAGGCTGTcagaatttagtgcaacttattttagtttgaattagttatggaatatatgatattcgtaatcttgtaaaaatatattagttaggaaatatatattagatattcgtaatcagttgaagttgaatttgaatttgaatagtagtatattttattttattatcaagattgagttagtttatattttactggtagatattatttagtatcttgtatcctatttaaaggttgTGAATATGAATCAAGATTGAacattcgatcccaattctttttctcactcttaaatctgtattctttcgttgagtaatcatattttcatatctatgcacACTTTTGAGTCGTAGATATTGCgattctaaataaaatcaaattcaatgcCAATACTTTTGTTGCGCAAGTGAAGTGTTCATTCCCAACTATTAAAGCCTCTAGAATATAGCTTGACAGTGTTTACCTGTGTTGGCACAATAATATTAGTAGAAGAGAAAATAAGCGCGAGCAGGATAGTGGTGGTAGAACAAACACGACGTTGATTTTCATAGATATGACTTAATTCGACATAATCTTGAGAATGAACCGTACCAACATTGGTTGTCACACTGAGGTCTTATTCCAACCCCATTTGAAGACAGTTTCAAATTCGAAGGGTTGCAGTCCAAGAGCGTGCCAAGGTTGATATTAATAGTAAACGTAGATTATTAAACCAAGGGGCATGGAGATTGTTAGCCAGCATGATAGATACTAGAGGCCTGAACGTGTATATAACTACCATCTTGGTGGTGAACGTATTCCTGAACATACTTTTGGAGGAGTTATCATGACAACCCTAGTGCAAAAGGTCGATTTTAGCATTGAGCTTGATCTTGAGGTGAACTCTATATCCAAGGCTCCTTACAAAATGTCTTGGATAAACGGAAAGAACTCAAGAAGCAAGTGCTATGAACTATTGAATTAGGGCGTCATACGTTTGAGCATATCATGTTATGGAGCCCCATTATTGTTTgtgaaaaagaaggatgagTCTATATGACTATAGAAGAACCAAACAAAGTCACAGTGAAGTAAAAGTTTCCACTATAGATGACCTATTCGACCAACTATAGGGAGTtgcaatattttcaaaatattaacctGTGATCCAAATATCATTTGTAGAGAATCAAACAAGAGAATACCAAAGAAGCTTTCTAAACTTGTGATGAGCATTACAAATTTATAGTGATGTCTTTCCTGCAATATTTATGGATTTGATTAATAGTGTGCAAAAACTTCTTTGACATGTTCACATGTGTTCATAAATGGAATCTAGTCTAGCATGAAGAGCATCTGAGAGCTTTGCTAACTGTGCTAAAAGCAAATGGACTATTTGTAATGTTTTCAAAGTAAGAGTTCTCGCTTCAGGATACATTCTTAGGCTATTTCGTGTTGATGGAAGGAATAGTAGTGGACACCGCCAAACTCAAAGCAGCAATGGAATGGCTTCGTCCAATATGGTGGCTGATGTATGTAACTTCCTATGTCTAGTGTCACCATCGCATTTTTCTTGGTAGCGAACTTTGCGATTGTGCAACACACTCCTGACAATGAGTGAGACAAACCAATTCGAAATCGTATCACCATGGCCGGATGACATATGCTCAAACCTGGTCACATTTTGAGAAGAAGAGTTTAGAAAATAGgggtagagagattttcgaaagagaatTTAAAAGCAAGACTAAAAAAAggtttgaaagcaagattatAGGCTATAAGTGAAAAAGGCAACACAATGACTTAGAATATATCTCAGGGTAGAAAAAATAACCACTAATCGCATcctcctatagtacattttgttGCAATTTAAGTCTAACAAGCGTAAACATGATTTCGCTGAACGATtgtacaaacaaaaaatacaataataaagcaaactaacatgaaatcaaataaaggGTTAATAAAGGGTTTGGCGTGGCATGGGCATGCAACTATGGGCAACTCGCCCtcgacaagcatgaccgtggcATCCTCTCCAACCTAATTGATTGACGTCCCTGTCAACCGGCTATTTTCAAACTCATCGATGTGGATTACGACAGAGCCTAGGTCATCAATGCATTCCCAGCTTGGGCATCAAACCTCTCTTGTTCGAAAGAATCGAAACTTTTCTCTGCATGGAGGTTCTTCCATTTGACCAAAAATTCTCGAATCTTCCATACAAGTCTTCCAACTTTCCTAACTCTGTCAACTAGGATTGTTTCTACTTCCTTGGTGTCCTGCTTTAGATCGACACTAAATCTGGTGATGAAATTTCGAATGTCATCGTTTGGATCGAGGTGGTAAGGCTTTAGGTTACTCCCATGAATTACGGGGtgaattttcattcatctAGGCAACACCACTCTGTAAGATGTAGTTTTGATCTTTTTTAGAACTTCGACCGGTCCTtcatattttctaataaatctCTAGTCCTTTCGATTGCGAAATATGATTTTCTAAGGCCTCAGTTTGATAAGAACTTGATCTCCTACACGAAATAAGCTCGGGCTATATCTGTTGTTTGCTTCAATTCTCTTGTGCTTGAGAAGTTTTGGGCTTGAGGGATCTTCCCTGCATATGGATGATCATTAATATGGGGGCAAGGCTACTtgtcgtccacttacaatttcaaaGAGGTTGTTCTCAGTAGATGAACTCGTTAGGCAATTGAAACAGGATTGAGATACATCTAGTAATTGTACCCAATTCTTCTGATGAGTTTCGACAAAGTGACACAAGTATTCTTTGGGCAAGCAGTTAAACCGTTCTGTCTGTCTGTCGATTTAGGGGTGGTAACTCGAGGAGATATTTAAAGTTGTCCCCATAAATGTGAATAACTCTGTTCATAATGTTTTGATGAATCTAGTGTCTCAGCCACTGATGATGCTCGATGGAATGCCCCACAACTTCACAATATGTTTGAAGAACAGTTGTGCTGTTAACTCACCCGAGCATATTTTGGGGGTGGGAATGAACATGGCATATTTTGAGAACCGGTCTATGATAACTTAGATGCTTCATATTCGCCTACTTTTGGGAGGCTTGTTATGAAGTCTGGTGACACAGTTTTCTAAGGTCTTGTTGGCAATTGCAAGGGTTCAAGGAGTCCCGAGACCTTGGCCTTCTCGACTTTATCCTATTGGCAGATGAGACACGTCTTTATATACTGCATTATGTTATCACGCATGTTTGGCCAAAAGTACAATTTCTTGACCAAGACATAAGTTTGTTGCCACCCAAAGTGTCCGACCCATAAAGGTTTGACAATAACTATGGGCTCCTCTTGTGCGAGCCCTCCTATAAATTGTAAGGCGAAAATCATTTTGCGGGTGTCTAGTTGTTGGATGCCTACATGAATTACGGTAGGATTGCAATCGGTAATCACCATGTACTACGTTGAAGTCACTTAAACGAATTATGACTAGGTCCATTTTTTCTAACCAAGACTCTAGTTTCAAGTTTCAGGTAGACTCTGTTAGAAGCTCCCACCATATCAGATTCACATAAGAATAAAATGGGAGGCAAAAAAGGAGATGAAAAAGACTTCTCCAGTCACTGCCTCGGACATCTCTACTAAACACTATTTCCATTGTAGTAGAAATTTGGGAGTTTtgtgaagggaaaaaaagagattaaaagccatgcaaaaagaaaagaaaaaagaaaaaagaaaaaaagaaaagaaattgcaaAAAGGGATTGGGAAGTTTGAGTTGATATCTAACTTCTAGTCCCATCAATCTCTTGTTTCATAGTTTGCTCCTTTTTCACCGATAGGCATTAGAATACAAACCAATAGAAAGACACCCTCCCCTTTTCCCTCCTCCCCCACAGCTCCATGCCAAACTAGCTGAGCTTGTCTCTCAGCTCAAAAGCTGTTTCCAATTAAAACCCAAATTGaaacgaaaataaaatataataaaacccctcctcttttccttctattATGACCCCATTTGTCAGCTTCTtatgtctctctctctttctctctttctctctctccctctctctctttctctgccTGCCGTGTCCGTGCAGATTTgcaattttgaaacaaaaaaatattctaatctTCTTTTTAGAACCCATCTTGAAACCGATTGATCGAGGAAGGAACGTCCAAactctgctgctgctgctgctgctgcttcttcTGTGATCCGTCTCTACTACCTCTGAACGCCATGGCATGCCCCACCGGAGCACCGATGCAAGTGTAGCTGCTCGACTCTACCGAGGTGGAACCGTAGTTCACAGTGTGATGGGTGCAATGGGAAGGGTTCCCCAAGACATGCCCCACGAAGAACTCGTTGATGGAGGCttgtggtggtggaggaggaggaggaggaggaggaggaggatagTATGAGGGGAACCCAGATGGCCTTGTCGGCGAGCTGTATAGATATGCCGGCTGCGGTGGCAGAAGAGTGGTTGGGAATCTGAGTGGCAGCGTTGAATCACCCCCTACGCCGCCGCTGTCCCCCGTATGGTAGCTTCCTCCCGGTGCCATTGAATGACAGCACCTAATCAccccaaaacaagaaaataaaaaggaaatttattGGGGACGTGTAAACTTTCAATTCGCCAATACAAATGGGTGAGATTAATAGAATACCCTAAATGAGGAGGAGGTTGGGCGGCCAGGTTATCGTTAGTGAAAACAAGCTGGCGAGCTCGATTGAgtgtctctgtctctctctctgaccaaaaaccaaacagaaatgaagtcaaaaaatgaaatgaaatgataagagaaacataaaagaaagaaaagtagtGAAATTTTGCCTTGGCGGTGGCGGTTCATGTGGCCACCAAGGGCCTGGGATTTGCAGAACTTGAGGGAGCAAAACCTGCATTCATACACCTTTCCGGCCTCGTCTTTGCCCTCCTTCATACCACTTTTGTTCTTGCGATGACCTGCAACAACACATTTTTACTCAATTTGGtgttgtttgtgtttgtttaaGCCCACAAATAGTTGAATTTACCAGTAGAGGAGGTGTCTTCACTAATCTGTTTGCCATCTCGGATATTATAATCTTCAGGTAAGTTGTTGAGGTCTAAAGGGCTCTGT
This window encodes:
- the LOC111808614 gene encoding zinc finger protein JAGGED-like; protein product: MRSQQSPLDLNNLPEDYNIRDGKQISEDTSSTGHRKNKSGMKEGKDEAGKVYECRFCSLKFCKSQALGGHMNRHRQERETETLNRARQLVFTNDNLAAQPPPHLGCCHSMAPGGSYHTGDSGGVGGDSTLPLRFPTTLLPPQPAYLYSSPTRPSGFPSYYPPPPPPPPPPPPQASINEFFVGHVLGNPSHCTHHTVNYGSTSVESSSYTCIGAPVGHAMAFRGSRDGSQKKQQQQQQQSLDVPSSINRFQDGF